One Bacteroidales bacterium genomic region harbors:
- a CDS encoding radical SAM protein — MNKRRLRKAISRIRALPINHYLVLYLLNKAKHFYFKYSHSTRVARPSTIMLELTNHCNLACTTCPREYDSGKAMDKGSMDKSAAFSIIDELWPYLDSIGLTGMGETFMYREIEEVAGYIKSKNKGIVISVSTNAQLPGFIEKIENLAGKIDTIQVSVDGLGDVYELIRKKADFSTLDENLKQLSMLCRNTKTDIMLNMVVTRENYRQMSLIVDFAAQRNIRYVDFTLFNLAAVTNFDPSYYRFYESPEFLAACAELDKRIEENKTVEVTRYFRTEKSFRKCPFPWTHFYVCWNGFMVPCCAKPFPKELNFGNSFESGIMEVLNSKAYRKFRELWYAGKTPEFCRKCHFTETGLN, encoded by the coding sequence ATGAACAAACGAAGGCTTAGGAAAGCTATCTCAAGGATCAGGGCACTTCCTATCAATCATTACCTGGTCCTGTATTTGCTGAACAAGGCGAAGCATTTTTATTTTAAGTATTCGCACTCAACCCGGGTTGCCAGGCCTTCAACCATCATGCTTGAGCTTACCAATCATTGCAATCTGGCCTGCACAACCTGTCCAAGGGAATATGATTCCGGAAAGGCAATGGACAAAGGTTCCATGGATAAATCAGCGGCCTTCAGCATAATTGATGAGTTATGGCCTTACCTTGATTCCATCGGACTAACCGGGATGGGCGAAACCTTTATGTACAGGGAAATCGAAGAAGTTGCCGGTTATATAAAAAGTAAAAATAAGGGTATCGTAATCTCGGTTTCAACCAATGCACAGTTGCCCGGATTCATTGAGAAAATTGAAAATCTGGCCGGAAAAATCGATACCATCCAGGTGTCGGTTGACGGGTTGGGCGATGTGTATGAATTGATAAGGAAGAAAGCGGATTTCAGCACACTGGATGAAAACCTGAAGCAACTTTCTATGCTCTGCAGGAATACAAAAACCGATATTATGCTGAACATGGTGGTAACCCGTGAAAACTACAGGCAGATGTCTTTAATTGTTGATTTTGCAGCGCAAAGAAACATCCGCTACGTTGATTTCACACTGTTTAACCTGGCAGCAGTCACGAATTTTGATCCATCGTATTATAGGTTCTATGAGTCGCCTGAATTTCTTGCTGCCTGTGCCGAACTGGATAAAAGGATTGAAGAAAACAAGACTGTTGAGGTTACAAGATACTTCCGTACTGAAAAAAGCTTCCGGAAGTGCCCCTTCCCATGGACTCATTTTTATGTTTGCTGGAATGGATTCATGGTTCCTTGTTGTGCCAAACCGTTTCCTAAAGAACTGAATTTCGGGAACTCATTTGAATCAGGCATAATGGAAGTACTGAATAGCAAGGCGTACAGAAAATTCAGGGAATTATGGTATGCCGGGAAAACACCTGAATTCTGCCGTAAATGTCATTTTACCGAAACCGGTTTAAACTGA
- a CDS encoding right-handed parallel beta-helix repeat-containing protein — MTPIYKKCRILFQFLAICLISSGIWNSCLAQGTIYVSGTYTGKTIWNADTVKVTGWVLADTLIIESGTVVEFQTEYGLYAQKYLFANGAVGDTIFFTKKDTTGFSDPNLSTGGWGGIGGRTAKLNYCRIQYVKKFNINGSAVNASYLLDMQNSCITNNFTNGIYLENSKINISNSLIANNRGLGIYGYLGRIYLFGCKIRNNTDGGVLSRESGWLYVDNSTIELNGHYGIRSSENYRLRINNCRIQNNNGNGIEVNDLEAIWRGMVSNNIIQFNNGCGFTGSICGIHFVNNLILGNSKVGINQGSGFGAGTVYINNTIIKNSIGIQLNQNHLNMYNCICRDNGPQNIRRVLPEYGALSGNIFNSNIEGINSDEFSGDFINNINTDPLFGDTSIYNFHLKDNSPCINAGRLDTTGLYISSTDLDGNPRIFDGKIDIGAYEYQQDNFHILKQPVGESICQKASALFETIAIGGILGYQWQKNGSDIPSANQDTFAIDTVTLTDSGYYNCIIIADDKTVSTDTVILSVPNPEPPSSNDTAICEGQEVPELTAPGDEVTWYSDAELTNAVHSGNTFNTGQSHPGLYVYYATQAISGCESAAGIITLKIRELPLISLGEDSIITTDQSFVLGPYPDNYSYLWNDGSQNSGFEISGNGLGTGSHTITVVVTDTNTCRNSDTLMVHVVPITGLDAYQDNRLDVFPNPTHGLLYIQFIDMDEEDLIVKLYNQQGIEVLSNKVRVDQGDKKAELNLTLFPRGIYYLQIITNHSKYLGKAVVQ, encoded by the coding sequence ATGACACCCATTTATAAAAAATGCAGGATACTTTTCCAATTCCTCGCTATTTGCCTGATCAGTTCAGGCATTTGGAATTCATGCCTGGCGCAGGGGACTATTTATGTGAGCGGTACCTATACCGGCAAAACCATATGGAATGCCGATACTGTAAAAGTAACAGGTTGGGTTTTAGCTGACACCCTGATTATTGAATCGGGAACGGTTGTTGAATTCCAGACAGAATATGGGTTATATGCACAAAAATATCTTTTTGCCAATGGGGCTGTTGGTGATACAATTTTTTTTACTAAAAAGGATACAACAGGTTTTTCAGATCCGAATTTGTCTACAGGAGGTTGGGGCGGAATAGGTGGGAGAACTGCTAAACTAAATTATTGCAGGATACAATATGTGAAAAAATTTAATATAAATGGATCAGCGGTTAATGCTTCTTACTTACTTGATATGCAGAATAGTTGTATAACAAATAATTTCACAAATGGTATCTATCTGGAAAATAGCAAAATAAATATTAGTAACAGTTTAATAGCTAATAATCGCGGTTTGGGAATATATGGTTATCTCGGCCGTATATATTTATTTGGATGTAAAATCAGAAATAATACGGATGGAGGCGTTTTATCCCGAGAATCAGGTTGGTTATATGTTGATAATTCAACCATTGAATTAAATGGTCACTACGGGATCAGGTCTTCTGAAAATTACAGGCTCCGCATTAATAATTGCAGAATTCAAAACAATAATGGCAATGGAATAGAAGTCAATGATTTAGAAGCCATTTGGCGGGGTATGGTTTCTAATAACATAATTCAATTCAATAATGGGTGTGGATTTACGGGAAGTATATGCGGTATTCACTTTGTCAATAATTTAATTTTGGGTAATAGCAAAGTCGGTATAAACCAAGGGAGTGGATTTGGAGCGGGAACGGTTTATATTAACAATACTATAATTAAAAATTCGATTGGAATTCAGCTGAATCAGAATCATTTGAATATGTACAATTGCATTTGCCGGGATAATGGTCCGCAAAACATTCGTAGGGTCTTGCCGGAATACGGCGCTCTGTCTGGCAATATTTTTAATAGCAATATTGAAGGAATTAACTCTGATGAGTTTAGCGGAGATTTCATAAATAATATTAATACCGATCCCCTGTTTGGGGATACATCAATCTATAATTTTCATTTGAAAGATAATTCACCTTGCATCAATGCTGGCAGGCTTGATACAACCGGCTTGTATATTTCAAGCACCGACCTGGACGGCAATCCGAGAATATTTGACGGAAAAATTGATATTGGGGCTTATGAGTACCAACAGGACAATTTCCATATATTGAAACAACCGGTCGGCGAATCGATATGCCAGAAAGCATCAGCTCTCTTTGAAACAATAGCCATTGGCGGCATACTGGGTTATCAGTGGCAGAAAAACGGGTCAGATATTCCTTCAGCCAACCAGGATACTTTTGCCATTGATACGGTAACTCTGACTGACTCCGGTTATTATAACTGTATTATCATTGCCGATGACAAAACGGTAAGTACCGATACAGTCATTCTTTCCGTTCCGAATCCTGAACCACCCTCTTCAAACGATACAGCAATCTGTGAAGGGCAGGAAGTACCTGAATTGACAGCTCCAGGCGATGAGGTTACCTGGTACAGCGACGCTGAATTAACAAACGCTGTACATTCCGGAAATACATTTAACACCGGGCAATCACATCCGGGTCTTTATGTTTATTATGCCACTCAGGCGATTTCAGGATGTGAAAGTGCTGCGGGTATCATTACATTAAAAATACGCGAACTGCCGTTGATCAGCCTGGGAGAAGACTCGATTATAACCACTGATCAAAGTTTCGTTCTTGGTCCCTACCCGGATAATTATTCCTACTTGTGGAATGATGGTTCTCAAAATTCAGGTTTTGAAATTTCAGGAAACGGTCTCGGAACCGGAAGTCATACCATAACGGTTGTTGTAACTGATACGAACACCTGCAGGAATTCGGATACATTGATGGTTCATGTTGTTCCGATAACCGGCTTAGATGCATATCAGGATAACCGGTTGGATGTATTTCCGAATCCTACTCACGGGCTATTATATATTCAATTTATAGATATGGATGAAGAAGATTTAATAGTAAAGCTATATAATCAACAGGGCATTGAAGTTTTAAGCAATAAAGTACGAGTAGATCAAGGAGATAAAAAAGCGGAATTAAATCTGACATTATTTCCGCGGGGTATCTATTATTTGCAGATCATCACAAATCATAGTAAATACCTTGGTAAGGCTGTGGTGCAATAG
- a CDS encoding endo-1,4-beta-xylanase, whose product MMQVKKITAFVFGLMTCFGLSAQPLADGQSKFLGCAYSSNQSTNFSKYWNQVTPENGGKWGSAEPRRDAMNWSEMDVAYNLAESKGFAFKEHTLIWGNQQPGWMESLDSASQREEIEEWFSLVAARYPGIDYIDVVNEPLHAPPTGANHGNYIKALGGNGSTGWDWVLTSFRLARQYFPWAKLLINEYSVTNNLSSAQQYKQLISLLQADSLIDGIGIQGHAFSTYGVSPDLTRSCLDLLASTGLPIYISELDIDGTSDLVQLREYMRVFPVFWQHPAVQGITMWGFRYGLWRTNEGAYLVNQAGTERAAFTWLKAYINDTLTLSSSITLSAKDDTDTLYLDETLQYTATVLPLNTTIKTVSFTVSPTSAASISATGLLTPVTTGIVTVRATTWDKGRTTYKNLVILKRPVDSISISIPNGKDTITLAETLQLHAGVWPANAADTLITWKVIQPELATISAEGLLTPVTTGTVTVVARAHDGSGATDTVYITLVDPTVAEKIQAEAISVYPNPVNNGRFILTGIAGAKEILISDLNGRNIAHIESNGDDNRVIETRSDWHGLYVITVSGNHFSVHRKIVIP is encoded by the coding sequence ATGATGCAAGTAAAGAAAATTACAGCGTTCGTTTTTGGGTTGATGACTTGTTTTGGTTTATCAGCACAGCCTCTGGCCGACGGGCAGTCGAAATTCCTTGGATGTGCTTACAGCAGCAATCAAAGTACAAACTTTTCAAAATACTGGAACCAGGTTACTCCCGAAAACGGGGGTAAGTGGGGCTCCGCCGAACCCCGACGCGATGCAATGAACTGGTCCGAAATGGATGTTGCTTATAACCTGGCTGAAAGTAAAGGTTTTGCTTTCAAGGAACATACCCTTATATGGGGAAATCAGCAGCCGGGGTGGATGGAATCGCTTGACTCCGCTTCACAGCGTGAGGAAATTGAGGAATGGTTTTCACTTGTGGCGGCACGGTATCCGGGCATCGATTATATCGATGTGGTAAATGAGCCGCTGCATGCACCGCCAACAGGTGCCAATCATGGTAATTATATAAAAGCACTCGGAGGCAACGGATCCACGGGGTGGGATTGGGTGTTAACATCATTCAGGCTTGCCCGCCAATATTTTCCATGGGCCAAACTCCTCATTAACGAATACAGTGTCACAAATAATCTGTCCAGTGCACAGCAATACAAACAGCTCATCAGTCTTCTCCAGGCCGACAGCCTGATTGATGGCATCGGTATCCAGGGCCACGCATTCAGCACGTATGGAGTTTCTCCCGATCTGACGCGGTCCTGCCTTGATTTACTTGCTTCAACCGGTTTGCCGATATATATTTCAGAACTGGATATTGACGGAACCTCTGATCTGGTTCAGCTAAGGGAATACATGCGTGTTTTCCCCGTATTCTGGCAACATCCTGCAGTCCAGGGTATCACAATGTGGGGTTTCCGTTATGGCCTGTGGAGAACAAATGAAGGCGCATACCTTGTAAACCAGGCGGGTACTGAGCGGGCTGCATTCACCTGGCTAAAAGCATACATAAACGATACACTGACACTTTCATCCTCAATAACTCTTTCTGCAAAGGATGACACAGATACCCTTTACCTTGATGAAACTCTTCAGTACACGGCAACTGTATTGCCGTTAAATACCACTATTAAAACGGTTTCTTTTACTGTGAGCCCGACCAGCGCAGCATCCATCAGTGCCACGGGGTTGTTGACTCCTGTTACGACCGGCATTGTAACTGTCAGGGCCACTACATGGGATAAAGGCAGAACTACATACAAGAATCTGGTAATCCTTAAAAGGCCTGTGGACAGCATTTCGATATCCATTCCCAATGGGAAGGACACCATTACCCTGGCCGAAACCCTACAACTGCATGCCGGGGTATGGCCAGCAAACGCGGCAGACACACTCATTACATGGAAAGTTATTCAGCCTGAACTTGCCACAATTAGTGCTGAAGGCTTGCTGACACCTGTTACAACAGGCACGGTTACTGTGGTTGCCAGGGCACATGATGGTTCGGGTGCCACCGATACGGTGTATATTACATTGGTTGATCCTACAGTTGCAGAAAAGATACAGGCGGAAGCAATATCCGTATATCCAAACCCGGTTAATAACGGACGTTTTATCTTAACCGGAATTGCCGGCGCAAAGGAAATATTAATTTCCGATTTAAACGGAAGGAATATCGCTCATATCGAAAGCAATGGAGATGATAACAGGGTAATAGAAACAAGGTCCGACTGGCATGGACTTTATGTAATCACTGTTTCAGGAAACCATTTTTCGGTTCACCGCAAAATAGTGATTCCATAA
- a CDS encoding nitroreductase family protein: MEFSELIRVRESVRDYDPQKPVSREVIMKILGNAGLAPSACNYQPWEILVVQSPPMLEKVRACYHRPWFKEAPVLLVPVGYRDKSWVRSFDKYNSLETDMAILMTHILLSAENEGLGGCYIEAYDPAILRKALGLSENQEVFGITPLGYPHDGVQKRGNKTRKKPEEIVRYI, from the coding sequence ATGGAATTCTCCGAACTAATCCGTGTGCGTGAAAGTGTGCGCGACTACGATCCGCAAAAGCCTGTTTCCCGTGAGGTAATCATGAAAATACTTGGAAATGCCGGACTGGCGCCATCTGCCTGCAATTATCAGCCATGGGAGATCCTGGTTGTACAGTCGCCTCCCATGCTTGAGAAAGTAAGGGCCTGCTATCACCGGCCCTGGTTCAAGGAAGCGCCGGTTTTGCTTGTTCCGGTGGGCTACAGGGATAAGTCCTGGGTAAGGTCTTTCGATAAATACAATTCTCTTGAAACCGACATGGCCATATTAATGACACATATCCTGCTGTCAGCTGAAAATGAAGGACTGGGAGGGTGTTACATAGAAGCTTATGATCCGGCTATTCTACGGAAAGCGCTGGGTTTAAGTGAAAACCAGGAAGTGTTTGGGATTACTCCCCTCGGATACCCTCATGACGGCGTGCAGAAGAGGGGGAATAAAACAAGAAAAAAACCTGAAGAGATTGTAAGGTATATTTAA
- a CDS encoding TraB/GumN family protein: protein MKSHFKFRLYFLLLVLLIGVPRTSGQSLLWTITGNNLADTSYLYGTIHITDSRVFEWKDTVFEKLLTCDAFASELDLSMENMIRIVGMMKLPEGETLHNHFSQEEYDFIKEAVKSCSGRDLSDFDKIKPPALISLCFIGNQNGGLESTVDELLYARAKSAGMPTYGIETVEEQISLFDKIPDHYVLEYFQHLDEQDREYDKLVRCYRRADLDSLLILIEDEESGSLLNDELIRLRNYRMAERIVPIIREQATFIAIGCGHLPGEEGVLALLRKQGYRVEPANVPMR, encoded by the coding sequence ATGAAAAGTCATTTCAAATTCCGGCTGTATTTCCTGCTGTTGGTTCTGCTCATCGGGGTTCCCCGAACCAGCGGACAGTCGCTTCTCTGGACGATCACAGGAAATAACCTTGCCGACACCTCATACCTGTATGGCACTATTCATATAACCGACTCAAGGGTTTTTGAATGGAAAGACACCGTTTTTGAAAAGCTTCTTACCTGTGACGCCTTTGCTTCGGAACTCGACCTGAGCATGGAGAATATGATCAGGATTGTCGGTATGATGAAGTTACCCGAAGGTGAAACTCTGCATAATCATTTCAGCCAGGAAGAATATGATTTCATAAAAGAAGCGGTGAAATCCTGTTCAGGAAGAGATCTCTCAGATTTTGATAAAATAAAGCCCCCCGCCTTAATCTCTCTTTGCTTTATTGGAAACCAGAACGGGGGACTTGAATCCACAGTGGATGAATTGCTGTATGCACGGGCCAAATCAGCAGGTATGCCCACGTATGGCATTGAGACGGTAGAAGAGCAGATTTCACTTTTTGATAAAATACCTGACCATTATGTGCTTGAATATTTTCAGCACCTTGACGAGCAGGACCGGGAATATGACAAACTCGTAAGGTGTTACAGGAGAGCGGATCTTGACAGCCTGCTCATCCTTATTGAGGATGAAGAATCCGGCTCCCTGCTGAATGATGAACTCATCCGGCTCCGAAATTACAGGATGGCAGAACGCATTGTGCCGATCATCAGGGAACAGGCAACATTCATAGCCATAGGATGCGGTCATTTACCCGGAGAAGAAGGAGTGCTGGCGCTTCTGAGGAAGCAGGGATACCGTGTGGAACCCGCTAATGTGCCAATGAGGTAA
- the pepT gene encoding peptidase T, protein MDKLIDRFIRYAKIDTQSDENSKSCPSTKGQLVLAGLLADEMKSIGLKDVSVDENGYVMGTLPSNIEKSIPVIGFLAHMDTSPDFKSDHVEPRIIEHSGKAIVLNPKENIQLSPLEFPIINNYIGQKIIVTDGTTLLGADDKAGIAEILTAVEFLIQHPEIKHGEVRVGFTPDEEIGRGADKFNVIKFNAAFAYTMDGGGIGEIEYENFNAARAKISIQGLNVHPGYAKNKMKNAML, encoded by the coding sequence ATGGATAAATTGATTGACCGGTTCATCCGTTATGCAAAGATTGACACTCAATCCGATGAAAATTCAAAGTCGTGCCCCTCTACAAAGGGTCAGCTGGTTCTGGCCGGATTACTGGCGGATGAGATGAAGAGCATTGGCCTGAAAGATGTGTCGGTTGATGAAAACGGATATGTGATGGGTACATTGCCTTCGAATATCGAAAAAAGCATTCCTGTTATCGGTTTCCTGGCTCATATGGATACTTCGCCCGATTTCAAATCTGATCACGTGGAACCCCGTATTATTGAGCATTCAGGCAAAGCCATTGTGCTGAATCCGAAAGAAAACATCCAGCTGTCACCCCTTGAATTTCCAATCATAAATAATTACATCGGCCAGAAAATCATTGTTACCGACGGCACTACCTTGCTGGGTGCCGATGATAAGGCAGGAATAGCAGAAATCCTTACCGCTGTAGAATTCCTTATACAACACCCTGAAATTAAACACGGAGAAGTACGGGTAGGGTTTACACCCGATGAAGAGATCGGTCGCGGCGCTGATAAATTCAATGTGATAAAATTCAACGCTGCTTTTGCTTATACAATGGATGGAGGCGGAATAGGTGAAATTGAATATGAAAATTTCAACGCGGCACGGGCTAAAATTTCAATCCAGGGTTTAAACGTGCATCCCGGATATGCAAAAAATAAAATGAAGAATGCGATGCTG
- a CDS encoding lysophospholipid acyltransferase family protein, translating to MRTDFKTFLISLYIWTFILATLTPLFALYVIIWLVVYPFDRKHAVTQFYTMLWTRLYLTCNPGWHLKVEGRKNIGHGRNYIFVANHQSVIDIALLNQLNVNFRWVSKIELSRVPFVGWVIRMNGHILVKRGDKLSVVMMAESCIDVLKKGISVFMFPEGTRSSDGNIQPFKEGAFILAKSVDVPIIPVVIDGAGEALPRHGFWFQPRQTFTVRILEEIPVETVQCLELNELINLTSDRMIRELKKIRMKE from the coding sequence ATGCGAACCGATTTCAAAACTTTCCTGATTTCTCTGTATATCTGGACGTTCATTTTAGCTACGCTGACTCCGCTTTTCGCACTATATGTGATCATTTGGCTGGTTGTTTATCCGTTTGACCGTAAACACGCGGTTACACAGTTTTACACAATGCTATGGACAAGGCTTTACCTTACCTGTAATCCGGGCTGGCATTTGAAAGTTGAAGGCCGGAAGAATATAGGTCATGGAAGGAATTACATCTTTGTAGCCAATCACCAGAGCGTAATTGATATAGCGCTGCTGAATCAACTGAATGTTAACTTCAGGTGGGTATCGAAGATCGAATTGTCGCGTGTTCCTTTCGTAGGATGGGTTATCCGTATGAACGGGCATATCCTGGTGAAAAGGGGAGATAAACTTAGTGTCGTAATGATGGCCGAATCATGCATTGATGTTCTGAAAAAGGGTATCTCTGTTTTTATGTTTCCGGAGGGCACCCGGTCGAGCGATGGCAACATTCAACCATTTAAGGAAGGTGCATTCATCCTGGCAAAATCGGTTGATGTGCCCATTATTCCGGTTGTTATTGACGGGGCAGGAGAGGCTTTGCCCCGGCACGGCTTCTGGTTTCAGCCCAGGCAAACTTTCACCGTCAGAATTCTTGAAGAAATACCCGTTGAAACCGTTCAATGTCTTGAATTAAATGAACTTATAAATCTCACATCTGATAGGATGATCCGGGAACTCAAGAAGATAAGAATGAAAGAATGA
- a CDS encoding DUF4105 domain-containing protein, whose protein sequence is MKKLLPGLLFLVFLIPVRAGNLTVSVITVDPGKDVYSVFGHTAIRIINNFTATDRVYNFGTFDFDDPFFYLKFIRGNLNYFLSVVPYNDFIYSVETEQRTAREQVLNLSDQEATLLKQQLEHCYQSDERYYRYDFFYDNCATRVRDYLEKFSLVSDSTGFCCSSLRDLLIPYIKEKYWLNLGINLALGKNADKQASPADYMFLPDYIYKSLQQSRSVRDEKVMLTVIPHNENRKMASLWPWIITGIILAMMLTRLSRRILFYILFGGVSITGLILLTVNILTVNQALKANWNLLWLLPALPVLVTERHRVGKYLRLGYLVLLMMFLIFINHLPQEFSTTLLPWILGIMLVLAKEPFELWNHYFAVNRKMVS, encoded by the coding sequence ATGAAAAAATTACTGCCGGGACTGTTGTTCCTGGTATTCCTGATTCCTGTACGTGCCGGCAATCTTACCGTTTCAGTTATAACCGTTGATCCGGGAAAGGATGTCTATTCTGTTTTCGGTCACACCGCCATACGGATAATAAACAATTTTACCGCAACCGACAGGGTTTATAATTTCGGAACATTTGACTTTGATGATCCTTTTTTCTATCTGAAGTTTATCAGGGGTAACCTCAATTATTTTCTTTCTGTAGTGCCCTATAACGATTTTATTTACTCGGTCGAAACTGAACAACGCACAGCCCGGGAGCAGGTGCTTAACCTTTCCGATCAGGAGGCCACCCTTTTAAAACAGCAACTTGAACATTGCTACCAGTCGGATGAGCGATATTACCGCTATGATTTCTTTTATGACAACTGTGCAACCCGGGTAAGGGATTATCTTGAAAAATTCAGCCTGGTTTCCGATTCAACCGGTTTCTGCTGTTCCTCGTTAAGAGATTTACTGATCCCCTACATAAAAGAAAAGTACTGGCTAAACCTGGGGATTAACCTGGCCCTTGGTAAAAATGCCGATAAACAGGCTTCTCCGGCAGATTACATGTTTTTGCCCGATTACATTTATAAAAGCCTCCAACAATCAAGAAGTGTAAGGGATGAGAAAGTCATGCTGACCGTAATACCCCATAATGAAAACCGGAAAATGGCATCTCTCTGGCCCTGGATAATCACCGGTATTATCCTGGCTATGATGTTAACCCGCTTAAGCCGGCGAATCCTTTTTTATATCCTGTTTGGCGGTGTTTCCATTACAGGGTTAATTCTGCTCACGGTAAACATACTTACTGTAAATCAGGCGCTGAAAGCTAACTGGAATTTACTATGGCTGCTGCCCGCTCTGCCTGTACTAGTCACAGAAAGACACCGGGTTGGAAAATACCTGCGCCTGGGCTACCTGGTTCTTTTGATGATGTTCCTGATTTTCATCAATCATTTACCCCAGGAATTTTCAACCACATTGCTCCCCTGGATACTGGGCATCATGCTGGTTCTGGCAAAGGAACCTTTCGAATTATGGAATCACTATTTTGCGGTGAACCGAAAAATGGTTTCCTGA